The following coding sequences lie in one Xanthomonas hyacinthi genomic window:
- a CDS encoding GIY-YIG nuclease family protein produces MADATPWFLYLLECRNGSYYAGITLDLQARYQAHLRGSGARYTRANPPLRLLASRAYPDRAAASRAEWALKQLPRARKLAFLREPELVSSSIET; encoded by the coding sequence ATGGCCGACGCCACGCCCTGGTTCCTGTATCTGCTCGAATGCCGCAACGGCAGCTACTACGCGGGCATCACCCTCGATCTGCAGGCGCGCTACCAGGCGCATCTGCGTGGCAGCGGCGCCAGGTACACCCGCGCCAACCCGCCGCTGCGGCTGCTGGCCAGCCGCGCCTATCCGGACCGCGCCGCCGCCTCGCGCGCCGAATGGGCGCTCAAGCAACTGCCGCGCGCACGCAAGCTGGCGTTCCTCCGCGAGCCCGAGCTGGTTTCCTCGTCCATCGAGACATAG
- a CDS encoding IS30 family transposase codes for MGRQYSHLSSEERAVLQVERDRGTSLRGIGRRLGRSASTLSREIRRLDSGVYSAHAAALVYRSRRSRSVRARRLIAGAVLFEFVHDRLVFDRWSPQQIAATLRDMHPDDASQRVSHETIYAAIYAHPRGGLKQALVDALRQSKPTRGRRRTTAAARTWVPEELRIVHRPEAVEQRLLPGHWEGDLIKGAFNRSCVGTLVERKTRFVVLCRMDGCTADAALEGFTRQMKKLPAFLRESLTYDRGTELTCYEELMRRLNIDVWFADPYAPWQRGSNENTNGLLRQFLPKGVDLSQASQEYLNHVAKLMNGRPRQTLGWATPAAAMEKEILAFKSRVALDS; via the coding sequence ATGGGAAGACAGTACAGTCATCTGAGTAGTGAGGAACGCGCGGTGCTTCAGGTCGAACGCGATCGGGGAACGAGTCTTCGTGGGATCGGTCGCCGCCTGGGGCGTAGCGCATCGACGCTGAGCCGCGAGATCCGGCGTCTGGACAGCGGCGTGTACTCGGCGCATGCGGCAGCCCTGGTGTATCGATCGCGGCGATCGCGCAGCGTACGAGCACGCAGGCTGATCGCGGGCGCGGTGCTGTTCGAGTTCGTCCACGACCGTCTTGTGTTCGATCGCTGGTCGCCGCAGCAGATCGCGGCCACACTGCGGGACATGCATCCAGACGACGCCAGCCAGCGGGTCAGTCACGAGACGATCTACGCGGCCATCTACGCGCATCCGCGCGGCGGCCTGAAGCAGGCCCTGGTCGATGCATTGCGCCAGAGCAAGCCCACGCGAGGCCGCAGGCGCACCACAGCAGCGGCGCGCACCTGGGTACCGGAGGAGCTGCGCATCGTGCATCGGCCCGAAGCGGTGGAACAGCGCCTGCTGCCGGGGCATTGGGAGGGCGACCTGATCAAGGGCGCGTTCAACCGGTCCTGCGTGGGCACGCTGGTCGAGCGCAAGACACGCTTCGTGGTGCTGTGCAGGATGGATGGCTGCACCGCGGACGCCGCGCTGGAAGGCTTCACTCGCCAGATGAAGAAGCTGCCGGCCTTCCTGCGCGAGAGCCTGACCTACGACCGCGGAACGGAACTGACCTGTTACGAGGAGCTGATGCGACGGTTGAACATCGACGTGTGGTTCGCCGATCCGTATGCGCCGTGGCAGCGGGGCAGCAACGAGAACACCAATGGCCTGCTGCGCCAGTTCCTGCCCAAGGGCGTGGACTTGTCGCAAGCGAGCCAGGAGTACCTCAATCACGTCGCCAAGCTGATGAATGGGCGTCCTCGCCAGACATTAGGCTGGGCCACGCCGGCAGCGGCCATGGAGAAGGAAATCCTCGCCTTCAAATCACGTGTTGCACTTGATTCTTGA
- a CDS encoding DUF1456 family protein, which yields MINNDVLRSIRYLLDLSDQMIVDTVQLADPALPIDKTQVPAYLKKEDEDGFVECSDRVLAHFLDGLVFHYRGRDERLPARPVEIRVTNNVVLKKLRVAFQLKDVDMHQIFADAGFPVSKPELSALFRQPEHKNFRLCGDQLLRNFLKGLTLRIRAAG from the coding sequence ATGATCAACAACGACGTACTGCGCTCCATCCGCTACCTGCTCGACCTGAGCGACCAGATGATTGTGGACACGGTCCAGCTCGCCGATCCCGCCCTCCCGATCGACAAGACCCAGGTGCCGGCCTACCTGAAGAAGGAAGACGAGGACGGCTTCGTCGAATGCAGCGACCGGGTCCTGGCGCATTTCCTCGACGGGCTGGTGTTCCACTACCGCGGCCGCGACGAGCGTCTGCCGGCGCGCCCGGTGGAAATCCGGGTCACCAACAACGTGGTGCTGAAGAAGCTGCGCGTGGCGTTCCAGCTCAAGGACGTGGACATGCACCAGATCTTCGCCGATGCCGGTTTCCCGGTGTCCAAGCCGGAGCTGTCGGCGCTGTTCCGCCAGCCCGAGCACAAGAACTTCCGCCTGTGCGGTGACCAGCTGCTGCGCAACTTCCTCAAGGGCCTGACCTTGCGCATCCGCGCGGCGGGCTGA
- a CDS encoding TonB-dependent receptor, with protein sequence MGEEPPSPSDECRVTDSANPHVGDSTARYFGRVGPAVYWNLTAGYRITPKMKVNLYANNVRNTAGDGNEKRCYGDQLNTTTLYDAIGREAAAVCVRHFESSGPGTGDPGDPGKAKAQGSCFSGSPVPGPSSCISNCGTRKNPVLSMQAMNANRSFYFWYYGFPMPLAEEGLRSP encoded by the coding sequence TTGGGTGAAGAACCGCCGAGCCCGTCGGACGAATGCCGGGTCACCGACAGCGCCAACCCGCACGTCGGCGACAGCACCGCCCGCTACTTCGGCCGCGTCGGCCCGGCGGTGTACTGGAACCTGACCGCCGGCTACCGCATCACCCCGAAGATGAAGGTGAACCTGTACGCCAACAACGTGCGCAACACCGCCGGCGACGGCAACGAGAAACGCTGCTACGGCGACCAGCTCAACACCACCACGCTGTACGACGCGATCGGCCGCGAGGCGGCGGCGGTATGTGTTCGACATTTTGAATCTTCGGGACCAGGGACCGGGGACCCCGGGGACCCGGGAAAAGCGAAAGCGCAGGGCTCTTGCTTTTCCGGGTCCCCGGTCCCCGGTCCCAGCAGTTGCATCAGCAACTGTGGCACTCGCAAAAATCCTGTGCTATCAATGCAAGCCATGAACGCCAACCGCAGCTTTTATTTTTGGTACTACGGTTTTCCGATGCCGCTGGCGGAGGAAGGATTGCGTTCACCCTGA
- the glpD gene encoding glycerol-3-phosphate dehydrogenase, with the protein MREIYDVLVVGGGINGVGIARDAVGRGLSVCLCERDDLASHTSSASTKLIHGGLRYLEQYEFALVGKALAEREVLLRLAPHIIWPLRFLLPHQPHLRPAWMIRTGLFLYDHLGRGRRTLPGSRRMALRSDPVGAPLREEFRTGFVYSDAWVQDARLVVLNAMDAAQRGARILTRTRCVAARRVGGVWQVLLEQADGRRQDVQARALVNAAGPWAVQFLDDVAKVGHDHALRLVKGSHIVVPRLFEHDHAYIFQQPDRRIVFAIPYEHDFTLIGTTDVDYRADPSAPKIDAEETRYLCEAANRYFLKQIAPSDVVWSYSGVRPLLDDEEDNAAEVTRDYLLELDADDGAALLNVFGGKLTTYRKLAEEAVDRLVAHAGRKAPAWTVRGAPLPGGERRDIHALAQELRAARPWLSEATATRLARNYGTRATLLLGEAASLQDLGEHFGADLYQAEVDYLRQHEWVTQADDLLWRRSKLGLRIDAAGRQRLSDYLQQAPAAVAAAPA; encoded by the coding sequence ATGCGCGAGATCTACGATGTGCTGGTGGTCGGTGGCGGTATCAATGGCGTGGGCATCGCCCGCGACGCGGTCGGCCGCGGCCTGTCGGTGTGCCTGTGCGAACGCGATGACCTGGCCTCGCATACCTCCAGCGCCAGCACCAAGCTGATCCACGGCGGGCTGCGCTACCTGGAGCAGTACGAGTTCGCGTTGGTCGGCAAGGCGCTGGCCGAGCGCGAGGTGCTGCTGCGCCTGGCCCCACACATCATCTGGCCGCTGCGCTTCCTGCTGCCGCACCAGCCGCACCTGCGCCCGGCGTGGATGATCCGCACCGGCCTGTTCCTGTACGACCATCTCGGCCGCGGCCGCCGCACCCTGCCCGGTTCGCGGCGCATGGCGTTGCGCTCGGACCCGGTCGGCGCGCCGCTGCGCGAGGAATTCCGCACCGGCTTCGTCTATTCCGACGCCTGGGTGCAGGACGCGCGGCTGGTGGTGCTCAATGCGATGGACGCAGCGCAACGCGGCGCGCGGATCCTGACCCGCACCCGCTGCGTCGCGGCGCGCCGCGTCGGCGGCGTCTGGCAGGTGCTGCTGGAGCAGGCCGACGGGCGCCGCCAGGACGTGCAGGCGCGCGCACTGGTCAATGCCGCCGGGCCATGGGCGGTGCAGTTCCTGGACGACGTGGCCAAGGTCGGCCACGACCACGCGCTGCGCCTGGTCAAGGGCAGCCACATCGTGGTGCCGCGGCTGTTCGAGCACGACCACGCCTACATCTTCCAGCAGCCCGACCGGCGCATCGTGTTCGCGATCCCCTACGAGCACGACTTCACCTTGATCGGCACCACCGACGTGGACTACCGCGCCGATCCGTCCGCGCCGAAGATCGATGCCGAGGAGACGCGCTACCTGTGCGAGGCCGCCAACCGCTACTTCCTCAAGCAGATCGCGCCCAGCGATGTGGTGTGGAGCTACAGCGGCGTGCGCCCGCTGCTCGACGACGAGGAGGACAACGCCGCCGAAGTCACCCGCGACTATCTACTGGAGCTGGATGCGGACGACGGCGCGGCGCTGCTCAACGTGTTCGGCGGCAAGCTCACCACCTACCGCAAGCTGGCCGAGGAGGCGGTGGACCGGCTGGTCGCGCACGCCGGACGCAAGGCGCCGGCCTGGACCGTGCGCGGCGCGCCGCTGCCTGGCGGCGAGCGCCGCGACATCCACGCGCTGGCGCAGGAACTGCGCGCGGCGCGGCCGTGGCTGAGCGAGGCGACCGCCACGCGGCTGGCGCGCAACTACGGCACCCGCGCCACGCTGCTGCTGGGCGAGGCCGCCTCGCTGCAGGACTTGGGCGAGCATTTCGGCGCCGACCTGTACCAGGCCGAGGTCGACTACCTGCGCCAGCACGAATGGGTGACCCAGGCCGACGACCTGCTGTGGCGCCGCAGCAAGCTCGGCCTGCGCATCGACGCGGCCGGCCGCCAGCGCCTGAGCGACTATCTGCAGCAGGCGCCGGCCGCGGTGGCCGCCGCGCCCGCATGA
- a CDS encoding DeoR/GlpR family DNA-binding transcription regulator, with protein MRHHRRMDNTTTPKPSAVPALNPRQERLVALVRQQGYAEVEGLATRFEVTPQTIRRDLALLCEAGLLRRYHGGVSLPSSVENLAYAARKSLQAQEKRRIATLLAQHIPDDASLFINIGTTNEDVARALMGHSGLRVITNNLNVAVMMSANPSFEVVVAGGRVRGRDQGVTGEATIELIRQFKVDFGVIGISGIDPDGTLLDFDFHEVRVAQAIIEHSRQVFLAADHSKLGRNAMVRLGPIARVQAWFTDRAPPPELAAVLAEAGTRVFVAEGGAEGEAEVVAGSQADPD; from the coding sequence ATGCGCCATCATCGGCGCATGGACAACACGACCACCCCCAAGCCGAGCGCGGTGCCCGCGCTCAATCCGCGCCAGGAACGCCTGGTGGCGCTGGTGCGGCAGCAGGGCTATGCCGAAGTGGAGGGGCTGGCCACGCGGTTCGAGGTGACCCCGCAGACGATCCGCCGCGACCTGGCGCTGCTGTGCGAGGCCGGCCTGCTGCGCCGCTACCACGGCGGGGTCAGCCTGCCGTCGAGCGTGGAGAACCTGGCCTATGCGGCGCGCAAGTCGCTGCAGGCGCAGGAGAAGCGGCGCATCGCCACGCTGCTGGCGCAGCACATCCCCGACGACGCCTCGCTGTTCATCAATATCGGCACCACCAACGAGGACGTGGCGCGCGCGCTGATGGGGCACAGCGGGCTGCGGGTGATCACCAACAACCTCAACGTGGCGGTGATGATGAGCGCCAATCCGAGCTTCGAGGTGGTGGTGGCCGGCGGGCGCGTGCGCGGCCGCGACCAGGGCGTCACCGGCGAGGCCACGATCGAGCTGATCCGCCAGTTCAAGGTGGATTTCGGGGTGATCGGCATTTCCGGCATCGATCCGGACGGCACCTTACTGGATTTCGATTTCCACGAGGTGCGGGTGGCACAGGCCATCATCGAGCACTCGCGGCAGGTGTTCCTGGCCGCCGACCACAGCAAGCTCGGCCGCAATGCCATGGTCCGGCTCGGGCCGATCGCGCGGGTCCAGGCCTGGTTTACCGACCGCGCGCCGCCGCCGGAGCTGGCCGCCGTGCTGGCCGAGGCCGGCACCCGCGTGTTCGTTGCCGAGGGCGGCGCTGAAGGGGAGGCGGAGGTGGTGGCCGGCAGCCAGGCCGATCCGGACTGA
- a CDS encoding 3-deoxy-7-phosphoheptulonate synthase, translated as MAPHTDDLRIHKIEPLTRPAHLLSLLPCDEQASHTVAASRAALHEILHGRDDRLAVVIGPCSIHDPVAAMDYAQRLRPLRDTYGDALEIVMRVYFEKPRTTVGWKGLINDPNLDGSFDINKGLRLARGLLRDINRLGLPAGVEFLDIISPQYIADLVAWGAIGARTTESQVHRELASGLSCPVGFKNGTSGDVKIAVDAVGAASHPHHFLAVTKDGQTAVATTTGNPDCHVILRGGKLPNYDAASVAAAGQVLEKAGLPARLMVDASHANSGKNPDNQPKVIEDIAAQLEAGQTRIVGAMVESHLVGGRQELVDGQPLVYGQSITDGCIDWDSSVQVLERLAQAVRARRQARLSQAA; from the coding sequence ATGGCTCCCCATACCGACGATCTGCGCATCCACAAGATCGAACCGCTGACCCGGCCCGCCCATCTGCTGTCGCTGCTGCCCTGCGACGAGCAGGCCTCGCACACCGTCGCCGCCTCGCGCGCGGCGCTGCACGAGATCCTGCACGGCCGCGACGACCGCCTGGCGGTGGTGATCGGCCCGTGCTCGATCCACGATCCGGTGGCGGCGATGGACTACGCGCAGCGCCTGCGCCCGCTGCGCGACACCTACGGCGATGCGCTGGAGATCGTGATGCGGGTGTACTTCGAAAAACCGCGCACCACGGTCGGCTGGAAGGGCCTGATCAACGATCCCAACCTCGACGGCAGCTTCGACATCAACAAGGGCCTGCGCCTGGCGCGCGGCCTGCTGCGCGACATCAACCGTCTCGGCCTGCCGGCGGGTGTCGAATTCCTCGACATCATCTCGCCGCAGTACATCGCCGATCTGGTGGCCTGGGGCGCGATCGGCGCGCGCACCACCGAAAGCCAGGTGCACCGCGAACTGGCCTCGGGCCTGTCGTGCCCGGTCGGGTTCAAGAACGGCACCAGCGGCGACGTCAAGATCGCGGTCGATGCGGTCGGCGCGGCCTCGCATCCGCACCATTTCCTGGCGGTGACCAAGGATGGGCAGACCGCCGTCGCCACCACCACCGGCAACCCCGATTGCCACGTGATCCTGCGTGGCGGCAAGCTGCCCAACTACGACGCGGCCAGCGTCGCCGCCGCCGGCCAGGTGCTGGAGAAGGCCGGGCTGCCGGCACGGCTGATGGTCGATGCCAGCCACGCCAACAGCGGCAAGAATCCGGACAACCAGCCGAAGGTGATCGAGGACATCGCCGCGCAGCTGGAAGCCGGACAGACCCGCATCGTCGGTGCGATGGTGGAGAGCCACCTGGTCGGCGGCCGTCAGGAACTGGTCGACGGCCAGCCGCTGGTCTACGGGCAGAGCATCACCGACGGCTGCATCGACTGGGACAGCTCGGTGCAGGTGCTGGAGCGCTTGGCGCAGGCGGTGCGTGCACGGCGCCAGGCGCGGTTGTCGCAGGCGGCCTGA
- a CDS encoding TonB-dependent receptor: MSNRPDRKAFKRAALAMILSASLAQGAVHAQSTTGSIYGSAPATGTSITIQSDTGLSRTVPVDGNGRYALGSLPIGNYTVILRRGEETIDTRKNVLLRVGSGTEVSFAAADATTLEALTVTAASAPKIDVTSTASRSVITSEQLDTLPLGRSAEAIALLAPGTVSGSGAFTNGSRSVVSFGGSGVTENAYYINGFNVSNPLNNLGGLSLPYGAIDQQETYTGGYSSKYGRSTGGVINQVGKRGTNEWHFGFQTTWAPDSLASSPRDIWYPSASLASDYAYENPDLAGTLYRRRKGDTSTNTTYSAYAGGPLIEDRLFVFVAGESNKTEGVSTNNSADSVQARNHYNYSAPKFYGKIDWNINDSNILEYTRIQNTDRRAGYYTSYDYDTLSEGDRTGTSPDTYKLTDTDDIFKYTGYLTDDLTLNATWGRSREKDYQANPASSDLPYISGATNQDPSITGGTRITNSQASTTVKNANAQNKTRGLRVELEYRIGNHDLTAGVDNMYFNAYNEGVDTSGPGYLWIYSKASNPNVAIDPNLGVGAAGGNGYYVQKYIFTTATSMAVEQKAYYLEDRWQVSDNWLLTLGVRNDKFTNFNSSHVAYVDSGDQWAPRMGVSWDVFGDSSFKLFANLGRYYLALPNSVAIRGASASTYTREYFTYTGIDANGEPAGLTALGPGPVSSNGEYGEAPDPNSFTPNDLKSQYQDELIVGFEKTIGDKWNSGAKLTYRKLQSAIDDVCDSDKMSSKLTSLGIDPDSVTIPGCVLFNPGESNTYKLANVDGSGYTTLKMSRSDWGFTDSAKRAYAAVDLFLEHPFDEKWYGRVDYTWSHSYGNTEGQVKSDIGQTDVSKTQDWDSAPLMEYAGGDLANDRRHQLKAFGAYQFTPEWMVSATLKIASGMPKSCLGYYGTDESDPISYGSAYHYCGGSPSSPGQSGRLPWTKLVDLGATYRPAFADHKLAFGLQAFNVLNERKPVQIDATYETDPYTVSNTYGIGTYYTQPRSVRLSASYDF, translated from the coding sequence ATGAGCAACCGCCCTGATCGAAAGGCATTCAAGCGCGCCGCTCTGGCCATGATCCTCAGCGCTTCGCTGGCCCAAGGCGCCGTCCACGCGCAAAGCACCACCGGCAGCATCTACGGTTCCGCGCCGGCCACCGGAACCAGCATCACGATCCAAAGCGACACCGGGTTGAGCAGGACCGTGCCGGTCGACGGCAATGGCCGCTACGCCCTCGGTTCGCTTCCGATCGGCAACTACACCGTGATCCTGCGCCGCGGCGAGGAAACGATCGACACGCGCAAGAACGTCTTGCTACGCGTCGGATCGGGGACGGAAGTCTCGTTCGCAGCGGCCGACGCGACCACGCTGGAAGCACTGACCGTCACCGCCGCCAGCGCGCCGAAGATCGATGTCACCAGCACCGCGTCGCGCTCGGTGATCACCTCCGAGCAGCTGGATACGCTGCCGCTGGGCCGCAGCGCCGAGGCGATCGCGCTGCTGGCTCCGGGCACCGTCTCCGGCAGCGGCGCATTCACCAACGGCAGCCGCTCTGTGGTGTCCTTCGGCGGCTCCGGGGTGACCGAGAACGCGTATTACATCAATGGATTCAACGTCAGCAACCCGCTGAACAACCTCGGCGGCCTGAGCCTGCCTTACGGCGCGATCGACCAGCAGGAAACCTACACCGGCGGCTACAGTTCCAAGTACGGGCGCTCCACCGGCGGCGTGATCAACCAGGTCGGCAAGCGCGGCACCAACGAGTGGCACTTCGGCTTCCAGACCACCTGGGCGCCGGATTCGCTGGCCAGTTCGCCGCGCGATATCTGGTATCCAAGCGCCAGCCTGGCCAGCGACTACGCCTACGAAAACCCCGACCTCGCCGGCACCCTGTATCGCCGGCGCAAGGGCGACACCAGCACCAACACCACCTACAGCGCCTACGCCGGCGGCCCGCTGATCGAGGATCGCCTGTTCGTCTTCGTCGCCGGCGAATCCAACAAGACCGAGGGCGTGTCGACCAACAACAGCGCCGACAGCGTCCAGGCGCGCAACCACTACAACTATAGCGCGCCGAAGTTCTACGGCAAGATCGACTGGAACATCAACGACAGCAACATCCTGGAATACACGCGCATCCAGAACACCGACCGCCGCGCCGGCTACTACACGTCCTACGACTACGACACCCTCAGCGAAGGCGATCGCACCGGCACCTCTCCGGACACCTACAAGCTCACCGACACCGACGACATCTTCAAGTACACCGGCTACCTGACCGACGACCTGACCCTGAACGCGACCTGGGGCCGCAGTCGCGAGAAAGACTACCAGGCCAATCCGGCGTCCTCGGACCTGCCCTACATCAGCGGCGCCACCAACCAGGATCCGTCGATCACCGGCGGCACCCGAATCACCAATAGCCAGGCCTCGACCACGGTCAAGAACGCCAATGCGCAGAACAAGACCCGCGGCCTGCGCGTGGAGCTGGAGTACCGCATCGGCAACCACGACCTGACCGCCGGCGTGGACAACATGTATTTCAACGCCTACAACGAAGGCGTCGATACCAGCGGACCGGGCTATCTTTGGATCTACAGCAAGGCCTCCAACCCGAACGTGGCCATCGATCCCAACCTCGGGGTCGGCGCTGCCGGCGGCAACGGCTATTACGTGCAGAAGTACATCTTCACCACCGCCACCAGCATGGCGGTGGAGCAGAAGGCCTACTACCTGGAAGATCGCTGGCAGGTGAGCGACAACTGGCTGCTGACCCTGGGCGTGCGCAACGACAAGTTCACCAACTTCAACAGCAGCCACGTGGCCTACGTGGACAGCGGCGACCAGTGGGCGCCACGCATGGGCGTGAGCTGGGACGTGTTCGGCGACTCCTCGTTCAAGCTGTTCGCCAACCTCGGCCGCTACTATCTCGCGCTGCCCAACAGCGTCGCCATCCGCGGCGCCTCGGCCTCGACCTACACCCGCGAGTATTTCACCTACACCGGCATCGATGCGAACGGCGAGCCTGCCGGCCTGACCGCGCTGGGTCCCGGCCCGGTGTCCAGCAACGGCGAATACGGCGAAGCGCCGGATCCGAACTCGTTCACGCCCAACGACCTGAAGTCGCAGTACCAGGACGAGCTCATCGTCGGTTTCGAGAAGACCATCGGCGACAAGTGGAACTCCGGCGCCAAGCTCACCTACCGCAAGCTGCAGTCGGCGATCGACGATGTCTGCGACAGCGACAAGATGTCGAGCAAGCTCACCTCGCTGGGTATCGATCCGGATTCGGTCACGATTCCGGGCTGCGTGCTGTTCAATCCTGGCGAGAGCAACACCTACAAGCTCGCCAACGTGGACGGCTCCGGCTACACAACGTTGAAGATGTCGCGCTCGGACTGGGGCTTCACCGATTCGGCCAAGCGCGCCTACGCCGCCGTCGATCTGTTCCTGGAGCATCCGTTCGATGAAAAATGGTACGGCCGCGTCGACTACACCTGGTCGCACAGCTATGGCAACACCGAAGGCCAGGTGAAGTCCGACATCGGCCAGACCGACGTTTCCAAGACCCAGGACTGGGACTCCGCCCCACTGATGGAATACGCGGGCGGCGATCTGGCCAACGACCGTCGGCACCAGCTGAAGGCCTTCGGCGCCTACCAGTTCACCCCCGAGTGGATGGTCTCGGCCACGCTGAAGATCGCGTCCGGCATGCCGAAGTCCTGCCTGGGCTACTACGGCACCGACGAATCAGATCCGATCAGCTACGGCTCGGCTTACCACTACTGCGGCGGCAGCCCATCCAGCCCGGGCCAATCGGGCCGCCTACCCTGGACCAAGCTGGTGGACCTGGGCGCGACCTATCGCCCTGCCTTCGCCGACCACAAGCTGGCGTTCGGCCTGCAGGCGTTCAACGTACTCAACGAACGCAAGCCGGTACAGATCGACGCCACCTACGAAACCGATCCCTATACCGTTTCCAATACTTACGGCATCGGCACCTACTACACCCAGCCGCGCTCCGTCCGCCTGTCGGCGTCCTACGACTTCTGA
- a CDS encoding acetyl-CoA hydrolase/transferase family protein — MSAERILHPRLRERIVTAEAAAALIQPGETVAMSGFTGSGYPKAVPIALAQRIEAAHLQGQAFKIRLMTGASTAPELDGALAKADGIALRMPFQTDPDARQRINAGTLDYIDIHLSHVAQHVWFGFYGEIDTAVVEVAGIRADGSLIPSTSIGNNKTWLDLAKKVIVEVNDWQPAGIDGMHDVYYGTALPPQRKPIPLLHADDRIGEPSLRCDPDKIVAVVRTHGPDRNSPFTPADATSKRIAAHLIDFLQHEVGKGRLPANLLPLQSGVGNIPNAVLAGLASSGFRDLSAFTEVIQDGMLDLLRSGVLKVASCTGFALSPEANEEFKRNIDFYRERIILRTQEISNHPELVRRLGCIAMNGMIEADLYGNVNSTHVMGSRIMNGIGGSGDFARNGFLSIFLSPSTAKHGSISAIVPMVSHVDHTEHDVSIIVTEHGLADLRGLPPRHRARQLIDHCVDPSYRAQLEDYFDRALHDSYGKHTPHLLPEALSWHQRWLETGTMHAAG; from the coding sequence ATGTCCGCCGAACGCATCCTCCACCCGCGCCTGCGCGAGCGCATCGTCACCGCCGAGGCCGCCGCCGCGCTGATCCAGCCCGGCGAGACGGTGGCGATGAGCGGCTTCACCGGCTCCGGCTACCCCAAGGCGGTGCCGATCGCGCTGGCGCAGCGGATCGAGGCCGCGCACCTGCAGGGCCAGGCGTTCAAGATCCGGCTGATGACCGGCGCCTCCACCGCGCCGGAACTGGACGGCGCGCTGGCCAAGGCCGACGGCATCGCCCTGCGCATGCCGTTCCAGACCGACCCGGACGCGCGCCAGCGGATCAACGCCGGCACCCTGGACTACATCGACATCCATCTCAGCCACGTCGCCCAGCACGTGTGGTTCGGCTTCTATGGCGAGATCGACACCGCGGTGGTGGAAGTGGCCGGCATCCGCGCAGACGGCAGCCTGATCCCCTCCACCTCGATCGGCAACAACAAGACCTGGCTGGATCTGGCCAAGAAGGTGATCGTCGAGGTCAACGACTGGCAGCCGGCCGGCATCGACGGCATGCACGACGTGTACTACGGCACCGCGCTGCCGCCGCAGCGCAAGCCGATCCCGCTGCTGCACGCCGACGACCGCATCGGCGAGCCGTCGCTGCGCTGCGATCCGGACAAGATCGTGGCGGTGGTGCGCACCCACGGCCCGGACCGCAACAGCCCGTTCACTCCGGCCGACGCCACCAGCAAGCGCATCGCCGCGCACCTGATCGACTTCCTCCAGCACGAAGTCGGCAAGGGCCGGCTGCCGGCCAATCTGCTGCCGCTGCAGTCCGGCGTGGGCAACATCCCCAACGCGGTGCTGGCCGGCCTGGCCAGCAGCGGCTTCCGCGACCTCAGCGCCTTCACCGAGGTGATCCAGGACGGCATGCTCGACCTGTTGCGCAGCGGCGTGCTGAAGGTGGCCTCGTGCACCGGCTTCGCGCTGAGTCCGGAGGCGAACGAAGAGTTCAAGCGCAACATCGATTTCTACCGCGAGCGCATCATCCTGCGCACGCAGGAGATCTCCAACCATCCGGAGCTGGTGCGGCGGCTGGGCTGCATCGCGATGAACGGCATGATCGAGGCCGACCTGTACGGCAACGTCAACTCCACCCACGTGATGGGCAGCCGCATCATGAACGGCATCGGCGGCTCCGGCGACTTCGCCCGCAACGGCTTCCTGTCGATCTTCCTCAGCCCCAGCACCGCCAAGCACGGCAGCATCTCGGCGATCGTGCCGATGGTCAGCCACGTCGACCACACCGAGCACGACGTCTCCATCATCGTCACCGAACACGGCCTGGCCGACCTGCGCGGGCTACCGCCGCGACACCGCGCGCGGCAGCTGATCGACCATTGCGTGGACCCGAGCTACCGCGCGCAGCTGGAAGACTATTTCGACCGCGCGCTGCACGACAGCTACGGCAAGCACACCCCGCACCTGCTGCCCGAAGCGCTGTCCTGGCACCAGCGCTGGCTGGAGACCGGCACCATGCACGCGGCGGGTTGA